The Ipomoea triloba cultivar NCNSP0323 chromosome 4, ASM357664v1 DNA segment gagctaccccgttGGGTTGTCATGCAACCTTTTTCATTTGTTGTTATTGGTTGGAAGTTTTCTCTTCTGTTGGAACATGGTTGGGTTGTGATAAGTGCATTTATGTCTATGTTTTTATCCCATATATAGAACTATTTTGAGtgataaatattttgattttatacaaaaaaaaaatgtcttaattcttttatttatatctttaggtgcataaattgTTGAGTTGAAGATAATtgtgtggaccctagtccatggtataacgactcCATATCATTAGATCAATCACTTTTATGTAATTGGATCAATTTTGTATGTTTATGATCGACCCAATAGGCCAGATTTGGGGCCCATAAGTTTTTACAAACATTGAGGTTTAAGGCCTCAAAACATAAGAAAGTgtaaataacaataatagaGGTCTTATATATTGGCCAAGGATATCGGCATGCTTAGCAGTTAGCatatagtatataaatatatagccTTTCTATCTGctcaaacttttaattttagttgacacaaaatacacctTAATAGATCAAGAACCAAACAAAAGTCACAGAACACATTTTTAATCATGCAACTTCATGAAGAACGGTTCATTTATTAGCTTCGATTGCATTAAGGATTGCCTGGAACTTTGTGATCATCTTGTCGCGAGGCGGCCAGTGATCCACAATTGCGGGATGATTGTAGAAGTTCTCGATCCACTCCGACAAAACAGGAAATTTCTCGGCGTCGATCAATTTCAGGCCGGTTATCTCTTCGAACACGCTAGGCAGGTTAGCCAGCCACCCCAGTACGATGTCGAGGAATCCGATGTTGTCTCCCCCGAAAAACATCTTGCCGTCCAGCTGTTCTTCGATGAGTTTAAGGTTGTCCAACGCCTCAACAACACCTTCTTCTTGTTCCTTCCCTTTCATGAAGTAAGAACTCCTGATCGACGGCAAcagctacatatatatatacatacaaacatcagatcataattcataatccaCACCAAACAAAGTTAAATTGGGACTACTCTAGTCAAGTTGGTCGAATTATTAGCTGAAAGTAATAGACTCAATCAGAAGCGTTTTATTGACTTTATTGATTTTTAGTATGGTCTGTCAAGGCTGGTTTGTCTCATTGCCCTTCTTTGACAATTAGGGCCACAATTGATTAGGATTACAAGGTGAAATTTACTAGTGCAGTGCATACTATCTAGAAGCCGAGTGGCTACAGATTTTCCTTGTTTAACAGCATATCAAActaaataatatgttttgtCTTTAAAATTTACCTTATCCTCGCAAAACTTTGCCCAGAATCGTGACTGGGCTCTGTCGAGAGAGTGTTGAGGTAACAAGGGGTTGTTCTGCCATGTCTCCTCGATGTATTCAAGGATTACCAAGGATTCACAGATGGGTTTCCCGTTGTGGAGGAGGACAGGAATCTTTTTGTGGACAGGATTGTAGTGGAGAAGATGAGGGCTTTTATTGGTCAGATCTTCGAGGATGGTTTCATATTCAATGTGTTTGATGTTTAGTGCCCACACCACCCTTAAGCCAAATGGGCTTGACCATGTCCTATAAAGCTTCACTTCTTCTGCCATGGCTACTGTTATTGCCAGTTCAGGATCTATACATACTGAGCGTGTTATATAGATCAAATTTGGGTGATTCGAGTTTTGCTTAAGGGATGGAATTTGATTTAAATATTATGGAATTTTAGGGTTCACTAGTGGCCATTATTTTGGAGAATTTCTGATCTTATCTTGTTTGTGTCGTCATTCTTGACTTCTTATGTCACTATCTTCTAAGTTTATCATCATGTGTGATGTTACAGGCCGGCCATGTAATTATCTTCGACTAATCTAACTTTGTCTTTTCTTGGATGATAGAGAGAAATTCAGTGAAAACCTTTACATCAAAAAAGTAGGTAAATTACATTAGAGAAGGTATTGACAAGAATACTAGTAAACTAACCATGCTTCCCCCACCTACTGGGCCATTCATCTGGGATGAACTAATAAACTTTGTCTTTTTATTAcaaggtgaaaaaaaaaaatttaggggAATTCTACTATAACAACGACATGGACAATGTTTTGATCAGGTACAATATGTATACTAGGCTACTAGCtatttgaattatattaattacacTCACAAGCAAACACCCAATTCCATCTCCGATGTCAACAAAGTTGTTAACCGGGTTCAACCTGAGTTCTCCACCGCCGTCGAACCTCGCCGTGATTAAAGGAACATCCTCGGCTCCCAAATCCCGATAACACAACTCTAGGAATCTCTTGGTTGAATCCGGTGGGCACATACATGATATGATCTTTCTAGTATGTTGTACCTCTCTTATTTGATTTCCTGTTTTTGTCGTGATCCAAAAATAGACAAAGTTAATTAgttgaaaaaaattaacatgacAGCTAAGGCTAAACTTTGAAGACAGTGACAACTGACAAGAATGGCACAACAAGATGAGAAATGGTCCAAAATGGCTGCTTGATTGTGAACCCTGTCCACAAAAAGATTCCTGTCCTCCTCCACAATGGGAAACCCATC contains these protein-coding regions:
- the LOC116015577 gene encoding probable glutathione S-transferase; this translates as MAEEVKLYRTWSSPFGLRVVWALNIKHIEYETILEDLTNKSPHLLHYNPVHKKIPVLLHNGKPICESLVILEYIEETWQNNPLLPQHSLDRAQSRFWAKFCEDKLLPSIRSSYFMKGKEQEEGVVEALDNLKLIEEQLDGKMFFGGDNIGFLDIVLGWLANLPSVFEEITGLKLIDAEKFPVLSEWIENFYNHPAIVDHWPPRDKMITKFQAILNAIEANK